The following proteins come from a genomic window of Lolium rigidum isolate FL_2022 chromosome 5, APGP_CSIRO_Lrig_0.1, whole genome shotgun sequence:
- the LOC124652350 gene encoding MADS-box transcription factor 8-like, which translates to MGRGRVELKRIENKINRQVTFAKRRNGLLKKAYELSVLCDAEVALIIFSNRGKLYEFCSGQSMPKTLERYQKCSYGGPDTALQNKENELVASSRNEYLKLKARVENLQRTQRNLLGEDLGTLGIKELEQLEKQLDSSLRHIRSTRTQHMLDQLTDLQRKEQMLCEANKCLRRKLEESSQQQVHGHHMWEQQHGVNLLLGYDQRQSPQQPQHHAGNGFFHPLDAAAEPTLQIGYTQEQLSNSCVTSFMQTWLP; encoded by the exons atggggCGGGGCCGGGTCGAGCTCAAGCGGATCGAGAACAAGATCAACCGCCAGGTCACCTTCGCCAAGCGCCGCAACGGACTGCTCAAGAAGGCCTACGAGCTCTCCGTGCTCTGCGATGCAGAGGTCGCGCTCATCATCTTCTCCAACCGCGGCAAGCTCTACGAGTTCTGCAGCGGCCAGAG CATGCCCAAAACACTTGAGAGGTACCAAAAATGCAGTTATGGTGGTCCAGATACTGCATTGCAGAATAAGGAGAATGAG TTAGTGGCAAGCAGTCGAAACGAGTATCTCAAGCTGAAAGCCCGAGTGGAAAATTTACAGAGAACACAAAG GAATTTGCTTGGTGAAGATCTTGGAACACTCGGCATCAAAGAACTCGAGCAGCTTGAGAAGCAACTTGATTCATCCTTGAGGCACATAAGATCGACAAGG ACACAACACATGCTTGATCAGCTCACTGACCTCCAAAGGAAG GAGCAAATGCTGTGCGAAGCAAACAAGTGCCTTAGAAGAAAA CTGGAGGAGAGCAGCCAGCAGCAGGTGCATGGCCACCATATGTGGGAGCAGCAGCACGGGGTCAATTTGCTGCTCGGCTACGACCAGCGACAGTCCCCACAGCAGCCGCAACACCACGCCGGCAACGGGTTCTTCCACCCTCtggacgccgccgccgagcccaCACTGCAAATTGG GTACACTCAAGAGCAGCTGAGCAACTCGTGCGTGACGTCCTTCATGCAGACATGGCTACCTTGA
- the LOC124651396 gene encoding L-ascorbate oxidase-like, giving the protein MPPASRPLVVAAAVLCFSLLLLGAEAKVRHYDWEISYQHKSPDCFEKLAVAVNGEAPGPTIYATQGDTVVVTVHNKLETENTAIHWHGIRQIDTPWADGVAGVTQCPILPGETFTYKFVVDRAGTYLYHAHYGMQRVAGLNGMIVVTMPESVREPFSYDDQHTILLEDWWHKSVYDQATGLSAKPFVFVGEPQSLLINGRGTFNCSMLANSTGLCNNSHPDCALPTQFTLVPGKTYLLRIGSLTSLSSLSFEIEGHSMTVVEADGHYVRPFVVRNIFIYSGETYSVLVKADQDPTRNYWATSHIVGRNPKTPSGKAIVSYAGNDPRKQPPTAPPTGPAWNNTGIRVEQSKAIIAHPGYVVPVPQRADRTLLLLNTQNNINGHIKWTINGMSLHFPATPYLISMKYGLTDAYDQRPPLDTYDHRGHDISSPAMTNGTIGSPVYRLAFDSVVDVVLQNSNALNNMSETHPWHLHGHDFWVLGHGDGKFNPASDTWRLLNVKDPIMKNTVPLHPNGWTALRFHANNPGVWLFHCHVEAHVFMGMGVVFEEGVERVGPLPPSIMGCGHSKELH; this is encoded by the exons ATGCCGCCGGCGTCGAGGCCGCTGGTCGTTGCCGCCGCCGTCCTCTGCTTCTCCCTGCTGTTGTTGGGGGCGGAAGCCAAGGTGCGTCACTACGATTGGGAAATCTCGTACCAGCACAAGTCCCCCGACTGCTTCGAGAAGCTCGCAGTGGCCGTCAACGGCGAGGCTCCCGGCCCGACCATTTATGCCACGCAGGGTGACACCGTCGTCGTCACCGTGCATAACAAGCTCGAGACGGAGAACACCGCCATCCACTGGCACGGCATCCGCCAG ATAGACACGCCCTGGGCTGACGGCGTCGCCGGCGTGACACAGTGCCCCATCCTGCCCGGCGAAACATTCACCTATAAATTCGTGGTCGACAGG GCGGGAACGTACTTGTACCATGCCCACTACGGCATGCAACGCGTGGCGGGGCTCAATGGCATGATCGTCGTGACCATGCCAGAAAGCGTCAGGGAGCCCTTCAGTTACGACGACCAGCACACCATCCTCCTAGAAGACTGGTGGCACAAGAGCGTCTACGACCAGGCCACCGGACTctccgccaaacccttcgtcttcGTCGGCGAGCCCCAGTCTCTCCTCATCAATGGCCGAGGAACGTTCAACTGCTCGATGCTTGCTAACTCCACCGGATTGTGCAACAACTCCCATCCGGACTGCGCATTGCCTACTCAATTCACCTTAGTGCCGGGgaagacctatctcctccgcatcGGCAGCCTCACGTCGCTCTCGTCGCTCAGCTTTGAGATCGAGGGCCATTCGATGACAGTGGTGGAGGCTGACGGGCACTATGTGCGGCCATTTGTGGTAAGAAACATCTTCATCTACTCCGGTGAGACATACTCTGTGCTTGTCAAGGCTGACCAAGACCCGACGCGGAACTACTGGGCCACGTCCCATATCGTCGGCCGCAACCCCAAGACTCCAAGCGGCAAGGCCATCGTGAGCTATGCCGGCAACGACCCGCGGAAGCAACCGCCCACTGCACCACCGACTGGCCCGGCATGGAACAACACAGGTATTAGGGTGGAGCAGAGCAAGGCCATCATCGCTCACCCGGGCTACGTCGTGCCAGTGCCACAAAGAGCTGACCGCACATTGCTCCTGCTCAACACGCAAAACAACATCAATGGCCACATCAAGTGGACCATCAACGGCATGTCCCTCCACTTCCCGGCAACACCCTACCTCATCTCGATGAAGTACGGCCTCACCGATGCGTATGATCAGCGCCCACCCCTAGACACGTACGACCACAGGGGCCACGACATCTCCTCACCGGCGATGACAAACGGGACTATTGGCAGCCCGGTCTACCGGCTGGCATTTGACTCCGTGGTGGACGTGGTGCTGCAGAACTCCAATGCGCTTAACAACATGAGCGAGACACACCCGTGGCACCTCCATGGGCACGACTTCTGGGTGCTCGGCCACGGTGACGGCAAGTTCAATCCGGCATCGGACACATGGAGGCTTCTGAACGTGAAGGATCCGATTATGAAGAACACGGTGCCACTACACCCAAACGGATGGACGGCGCTAAGGTTCCACGCGAACAACCCGGGGGTGTGGTTGTTTCACTGCCACGTCGAGGCGCATGTGTTCATGGGCATGGGAGTGGTCTTTGAGGAGGGCGTCGAGAGGGTCGGCCCCCTCCCTCCATCCATCATGGGTTGTGGACATTCCAAAGAACTTCATTGA